A genomic window from Pseudomonas cavernicola includes:
- the mltF gene encoding membrane-bound lytic murein transglycosylase MltF, with protein sequence MFAQTMFRRRGPKWLLATGILLLLWGCSEPQPSALERIQKDGVLRVVTRNSPATYFQDRNGETGFEYELVKRLADDLGVDLQIETADNLDELFAGLSRENGPVLAAAGLVSSSGRRSQARFSEPYLEVAPQVIYRNGQSRPTRPEDLLGKRILVLKGSSHAEQLAALKVQFPELNYEESDAVEVVDLLRMVDEGEIDLTLVDSNELAMNQVYFPNVRVAFDLGDASSLSWAVAPGADDSLLKEVNAFLERVKQNGTLQRLKDRYYGHVDVLGYVGAYTFAKHLQQRLPRYEQHFRQTAKTREVDWRLLAAIGYQESLWQPNATSKTGVRGLMMLTQRTAQAMGVANRLDAKQSISGGSKYFSMIKQDLAPELEEPDRTWFALAAYNIGIAHLGDARKLAEAEGLNPNKWLDVKKMLPRLAQKQWYSKTRYGYARGGETVHFVQNIRRYYDILTWVTQPQLEGSQVAESGLHVPGIDKRKPDATTPQM encoded by the coding sequence ATGTTTGCACAAACTATGTTCCGCAGGCGCGGCCCGAAATGGCTGCTGGCGACCGGAATCCTTCTGCTGCTCTGGGGCTGTAGCGAGCCACAGCCCTCGGCCCTAGAGCGCATCCAGAAGGATGGCGTGCTGCGCGTGGTTACCCGCAACAGCCCCGCCACCTATTTTCAGGATCGCAATGGCGAAACCGGTTTCGAATACGAACTGGTTAAACGCCTTGCCGACGATCTTGGCGTCGACTTGCAAATCGAAACCGCCGACAACCTCGACGAACTGTTTGCCGGGCTAAGCCGAGAGAACGGCCCCGTCTTAGCCGCCGCCGGCCTGGTCAGCAGCAGCGGCCGCCGAAGCCAGGCGCGCTTTTCCGAGCCGTACCTGGAAGTGGCCCCGCAAGTCATCTACCGCAATGGCCAGAGCCGCCCGACCCGCCCGGAAGACCTGCTCGGCAAACGCATTCTGGTGCTCAAAGGCAGCAGCCACGCCGAGCAACTGGCCGCACTCAAGGTGCAGTTTCCCGAACTGAATTACGAGGAATCCGATGCGGTGGAGGTCGTCGACCTGTTGCGCATGGTCGATGAAGGAGAAATCGACCTGACCCTGGTCGACTCCAACGAACTGGCGATGAATCAGGTGTACTTCCCCAATGTGCGCGTGGCCTTCGATCTCGGTGACGCCAGCAGCCTGAGCTGGGCAGTGGCGCCCGGCGCGGACGATAGCTTGCTGAAGGAAGTCAACGCCTTCCTCGAGCGGGTCAAACAGAATGGCACCCTGCAGCGCCTGAAGGATCGCTATTACGGCCATGTCGACGTATTGGGTTATGTCGGCGCCTACACCTTCGCCAAGCATCTGCAGCAACGCCTACCGCGCTATGAGCAGCACTTCCGCCAGACTGCCAAGACCCGTGAAGTCGACTGGCGTCTGCTCGCCGCGATTGGCTACCAGGAATCACTCTGGCAACCCAACGCCACCTCCAAGACCGGTGTACGCGGACTGATGATGCTGACCCAGCGCACCGCCCAGGCGATGGGCGTGGCCAACCGCCTTGATGCCAAGCAAAGCATCAGCGGCGGCAGCAAGTACTTCAGCATGATCAAACAGGACTTGGCCCCCGAGCTGGAAGAGCCGGATCGCACCTGGTTTGCCCTCGCCGCCTACAACATCGGCATCGCCCACCTGGGCGACGCGCGCAAGCTGGCCGAGGCCGAAGGCCTCAATCCGAACAAGTGGCTGGACGTGAAAAAGATGCTGCCGCGCCTGGCGCAAAAGCAGTGGTACAGCAAAACCCGCTATGGCTATGCCCGTGGCGGCGAAACCGTGCACTTCGTGCAGAACATCCGCCGCTACTACGACATTCTCACCTGGGTCACTCAACCGCAGCTGGAAGGCAGCCAAGTTGCCGAAAGCGGCCTGCATGTTCCGGGCATCGACAAGCGCAAGCCCGACGCAACCACCCCACAGATGTAG
- the tadA gene encoding tRNA adenosine(34) deaminase TadA, whose translation MKKTQIIDRSQDRRFMREALTLAAEGASLGEVPVGALLVQNGEVIGRGFNCPISRHDPSAHAEMVAIRAAAQSLENYRLPGSTLYVTLEPCSMCAGLIVHARINRVVFGATEPKAGVVQSRGQFFIQGFLNHRVLVEGGVLAEECSTMLSEFFKARRG comes from the coding sequence ATGAAGAAAACGCAGATCATCGACCGCAGTCAGGATCGGCGCTTTATGCGCGAGGCCCTGACGTTGGCTGCCGAGGGCGCGAGCCTGGGCGAGGTGCCGGTTGGCGCGCTGCTGGTGCAAAACGGTGAAGTCATTGGGCGCGGCTTCAACTGCCCAATTTCCCGACATGACCCCAGCGCCCATGCCGAGATGGTGGCGATCCGTGCGGCGGCGCAAAGCCTGGAGAATTACCGCCTGCCTGGCAGCACTCTGTATGTGACGCTGGAGCCGTGCAGCATGTGCGCCGGTTTGATCGTGCATGCCCGGATCAATCGAGTGGTGTTCGGGGCGACGGAGCCAAAGGCGGGCGTGGTGCAAAGCCGCGGCCAGTTCTTCATCCAGGGCTTTCTCAATCATCGAGTGTTGGTCGAAGGTGGGGTGCTGGCGGAGGAGTGCAGCACGATGTTGAGTGAGTTTTTCAAGGCGCGCCGTGGGTAG
- a CDS encoding multicopper oxidase family protein, with translation MSFSRRQILGGLAGLAVVGLGAGGARYWLGRMQDGQSHDYELIAAPVDLELVPGHLTPAWAYGGQAPGVELRAKQGEWLRVRFINKLDHPTTIHWHGIRLPLEMDGVPYVSQLPVLPGEYFDYRFKTPDAGNYWYHPHVSSSQQLGHGLVGPLIVEEREPSGFLHERTLSLKTWHIDEQGAFTPFSIPREAARGGTAGSFSTVSGQHLPTLDLPAGQVVRLRLLNLDNTLTYRLNLPDAEARIYALDGNPVAPRPLGKEYWLGPGMRMDLALRVPAAGQELSLRNGPVRLATLRSLASTDAAGDWPPALPANPVAEPDLANAETLRFNFEWVGAVSANAANGAAPSFWQINGKAWDINDKTCADRPIAKLELGKSYIFELRNMAQYQHPIHLHGMSFKVLNSDRKKIIPYFTDTYLLGKNERARVALVADNPGVWMFHCHVIDHMETGLMASIAVV, from the coding sequence GTGTCTTTCTCACGTCGACAGATTCTTGGTGGCTTGGCCGGGCTGGCCGTTGTCGGGCTCGGTGCCGGTGGTGCGCGCTACTGGTTGGGCCGCATGCAGGATGGGCAAAGCCATGACTACGAACTGATTGCTGCACCCGTGGATCTCGAGTTGGTGCCGGGCCACCTCACTCCGGCCTGGGCTTATGGTGGCCAGGCGCCGGGTGTGGAGTTGCGCGCCAAGCAGGGCGAGTGGTTGCGGGTGCGCTTTATCAACAAGCTCGATCACCCAACCACCATTCACTGGCACGGCATCCGTTTGCCGCTGGAAATGGATGGCGTGCCCTACGTCTCGCAGCTACCGGTGCTGCCGGGCGAATATTTCGACTACCGATTCAAGACGCCGGATGCCGGGAACTACTGGTATCACCCGCATGTTTCCAGTAGCCAGCAACTTGGGCACGGCCTGGTCGGGCCGCTGATTGTCGAAGAGCGTGAGCCAAGCGGTTTTCTGCATGAGCGCACGCTCAGCTTGAAGACTTGGCATATTGACGAGCAGGGCGCCTTCACCCCATTCAGCATCCCGCGGGAGGCGGCGCGCGGTGGTACGGCGGGGAGTTTTTCCACCGTCAGTGGCCAGCATTTGCCGACTTTGGATCTGCCGGCTGGCCAGGTCGTGCGCCTGCGTCTGCTTAATCTGGATAACACCTTGACCTATCGGCTCAACCTGCCGGACGCCGAGGCGCGGATCTATGCGCTCGACGGTAATCCGGTCGCGCCGCGCCCGTTGGGCAAGGAGTATTGGCTAGGGCCGGGGATGCGTATGGATCTGGCCTTGCGAGTGCCGGCTGCGGGACAAGAACTGTCGCTGCGTAATGGCCCGGTACGTCTGGCGACGCTACGCTCGCTGGCGAGCACAGACGCTGCGGGTGATTGGCCACCGGCGTTGCCGGCCAACCCGGTGGCTGAGCCGGATCTGGCCAATGCTGAAACCCTCCGCTTCAACTTCGAGTGGGTCGGGGCGGTCTCGGCGAATGCGGCCAATGGTGCCGCGCCGAGCTTCTGGCAGATCAATGGCAAGGCTTGGGATATTAACGACAAGACCTGCGCCGATCGGCCGATCGCCAAGCTGGAGCTCGGTAAGAGCTACATCTTCGAGCTGCGCAACATGGCCCAGTACCAGCACCCGATTCATCTGCATGGCATGAGCTTCAAGGTGTTGAACTCGGACCGGAAGAAGATCATTCCGTACTTCACCGACACTTATCTGCTCGGCAAAAACGAGCGTGCACGCGTCGCCTTGGTGGCGGATAACCCAGGTGTGTGGATGTTCCACTGCCATGTGATCGACCACATGGAAACCGGCCTGATGGCGTCTATCGCGGTGGTATAG
- the guaA gene encoding glutamine-hydrolyzing GMP synthase, with translation MAHDIHAHRILILDFGSQYTQLIARRVREIGVYCELHPFDMSDDDIRAFAPRGIILAGGPESVHEANSPRARKAVFDLGVPVFGICYGMQTMAEQLGGKVEGSSLREFGYARVDVVGKARLLNGIEDHVDVDGVLGLDVWMSHGDKVTVLPEGFHILASTPNCPIAAMADDHRGYYGVQFHPEVTHTKQGGRILSRFILDICGCEALWTPSNIVDDAIAQVRAQVGGSNVLLGLSGGVDSSVVAALLHKAIGDQLTCVFVDNGLLRLHEGEQVMAMFAENMGVKVIRANAEEQFLTNLAGEADPEKKRKIIGRTFIDVFDAESCKLDNIKFLAQGTIYPDVIESAGAKSGKAHVIKSHHNVGGLPEEMNLKLVEPLRELFKDEVRKLGLELGLPYDMVYRHPFPGPGLGVRILGEVKREYADLLRRADHIFIEELRKADWYHKVSQAFVVFQPVKSVGVVGDGRRYAWVVALRAVETIDFMTARWAHLPYELLETVSGRIINEIEGISRVTYDVSSKPPATIEWE, from the coding sequence ATGGCCCACGATATCCACGCCCACCGCATCCTGATCCTCGACTTCGGTTCCCAGTACACCCAGCTGATCGCCCGTCGCGTGCGCGAAATCGGCGTGTATTGCGAGCTGCATCCGTTCGACATGAGCGATGACGACATCCGCGCGTTCGCGCCGCGCGGCATCATCCTCGCCGGTGGCCCGGAGTCGGTGCACGAGGCCAATAGCCCGCGTGCGCGCAAGGCGGTGTTCGACCTTGGCGTACCGGTGTTCGGCATCTGCTACGGCATGCAGACCATGGCCGAACAGCTGGGCGGCAAGGTCGAAGGTTCCAGCCTGCGTGAGTTCGGTTATGCGCGCGTCGACGTAGTCGGCAAGGCGCGTCTGCTCAATGGCATCGAAGATCATGTGGACGTCGATGGCGTGCTCGGTCTCGATGTGTGGATGAGCCACGGCGACAAGGTCACCGTGCTGCCGGAAGGCTTCCATATCCTCGCTAGCACCCCGAACTGCCCGATTGCGGCCATGGCCGACGATCACCGCGGTTATTACGGTGTGCAGTTCCACCCGGAAGTGACCCACACCAAGCAGGGCGGGCGCATTCTGTCGCGCTTCATTCTCGATATCTGCGGCTGCGAAGCGCTGTGGACACCGTCGAATATCGTCGACGACGCCATCGCTCAAGTGCGTGCCCAGGTCGGTGGCTCCAACGTGCTGCTAGGGCTGTCCGGTGGGGTGGACTCCTCCGTGGTGGCGGCGTTACTGCACAAGGCGATTGGCGATCAGCTGACCTGCGTGTTCGTCGACAATGGTCTGCTGCGCTTGCACGAAGGTGAGCAGGTGATGGCCATGTTCGCCGAGAACATGGGCGTCAAAGTGATTCGCGCCAATGCCGAAGAGCAGTTCCTGACTAACCTGGCCGGCGAAGCCGATCCAGAGAAGAAACGCAAAATCATCGGCCGCACCTTTATCGATGTGTTCGATGCCGAGTCCTGCAAGCTGGACAACATCAAATTCCTCGCTCAGGGCACCATCTACCCGGACGTGATTGAGTCGGCTGGCGCCAAGAGCGGCAAGGCCCACGTGATCAAGTCGCACCACAACGTCGGTGGCCTGCCGGAGGAGATGAACCTCAAGCTGGTCGAACCGCTCCGCGAGCTGTTCAAGGATGAGGTGCGCAAGCTCGGTCTGGAGCTTGGCCTGCCGTACGACATGGTCTACCGCCACCCGTTCCCGGGGCCGGGCCTGGGCGTGCGTATCCTCGGTGAAGTGAAGAGGGAGTACGCCGACCTGCTGCGTCGCGCCGACCACATCTTTATCGAAGAACTGCGCAAGGCCGACTGGTATCACAAGGTCAGCCAGGCCTTCGTGGTGTTCCAACCGGTCAAGTCGGTGGGTGTTGTCGGTGATGGCCGTCGCTACGCCTGGGTCGTGGCCTTGCGTGCGGTGGAAACCATCGACTTCATGACCGCCCGTTGGGCGCACTTGCCCTACGAACTGCTGGAAACGGTGAGCGGTCGGATCATCAACGAAATCGAAGGTATCTCCCGCGTGACTTACGATGTGTCGAGCAAGCCGCCGGCCACTATCGAGTGGGAATGA
- the guaB gene encoding IMP dehydrogenase: protein MLRISQEALTFDDVLLIPGYSEVLPNDVSLKTRLTRGIELNIPLVSAAMDTVTEARLAIAMAQEGGIGIIHKNMTIEQQAAEVRKVKRFESGVVKDPITIDADASVRDLFDLTRQNNISGVPVLSNGDLVGIVTSRDVRFETRLDAKVREVMTPKERLVTVKEGADKQEARELLHKHRIERVLIVDGAFNLKGMMTVNDIEKAKAYPLASKDDQGRLRVGAAVGTGVDTGDRVAALVAAGVDVVVVDTAHGHSRGVIERVRWVKQTYPEVQVIGGNIATGAAAKALAEAGADAVKVGIGPGSICTTRIVAGVGVPQISAVANVAAALEGTGVPLIADGGIRFSGDLSKAVVAGASCVMIGSMLAGTEEAPGEVELFQGRSYKAYRGMGSLGAMAQAQGSSDRYFQDSSAGAEKLVPEGIEGRVPYKGAMSAIVHQLMGGLRASMGYTGCATIEEMRTTPEFVRITGAGMAESHVHDVQITKEAPNYRVG, encoded by the coding sequence ATGCTGCGTATCAGTCAAGAAGCTCTAACCTTCGACGACGTCCTTCTTATTCCAGGTTATTCCGAAGTTCTGCCTAACGACGTCAGCCTCAAGACTCGACTGACTCGCGGCATCGAGCTGAACATTCCGCTGGTGTCCGCGGCGATGGACACCGTCACCGAAGCCCGCCTGGCCATCGCCATGGCGCAGGAAGGCGGCATCGGCATCATCCACAAGAACATGACCATCGAGCAGCAGGCCGCCGAAGTGCGCAAGGTCAAGCGCTTCGAATCCGGCGTGGTGAAGGATCCGATCACCATCGACGCCGACGCCAGCGTGCGTGACCTGTTCGACCTGACCCGACAGAACAACATTTCCGGCGTGCCGGTGTTGTCCAACGGCGACCTGGTCGGCATCGTCACCTCCCGTGACGTGCGTTTCGAGACCCGCCTGGATGCCAAGGTGCGTGAGGTGATGACGCCGAAAGAGCGTCTGGTCACCGTCAAGGAAGGCGCCGACAAGCAGGAGGCCCGCGAGCTGCTGCACAAGCACCGTATCGAGCGCGTGCTGATCGTCGATGGCGCCTTCAACCTGAAAGGCATGATGACGGTCAACGACATCGAGAAAGCCAAGGCCTACCCGCTGGCCAGCAAGGATGACCAGGGTCGTCTGCGTGTCGGCGCTGCGGTGGGCACCGGTGTCGATACCGGTGATCGCGTCGCTGCGCTGGTCGCCGCCGGCGTCGACGTGGTGGTGGTCGACACCGCCCACGGTCACTCCAGGGGCGTGATCGAGCGCGTGCGCTGGGTCAAACAGACCTATCCTGAAGTGCAGGTGATCGGTGGCAACATCGCTACCGGCGCGGCCGCCAAGGCGCTCGCCGAAGCCGGCGCGGATGCCGTCAAAGTCGGCATCGGCCCAGGCTCGATTTGCACCACACGCATCGTTGCTGGTGTCGGCGTACCGCAGATTTCCGCAGTCGCCAACGTTGCCGCCGCGCTTGAAGGCACCGGTGTGCCGCTGATCGCCGATGGTGGTATTCGCTTCTCCGGTGACCTGTCGAAGGCCGTGGTCGCTGGCGCATCTTGCGTGATGATCGGCTCCATGCTGGCTGGTACCGAAGAGGCGCCGGGCGAGGTCGAGCTGTTCCAGGGCCGTTCCTACAAGGCTTACCGCGGCATGGGCTCGCTGGGCGCCATGGCGCAGGCGCAAGGCTCCAGTGACCGCTACTTCCAGGACTCCTCGGCCGGTGCTGAGAAGCTGGTGCCGGAAGGTATCGAAGGTCGCGTGCCGTATAAGGGCGCGATGAGTGCCATCGTGCATCAGTTGATGGGCGGCCTGCGCGCCTCCATGGGCTACACCGGTTGCGCCACTATTGAAGAGATGCGCACGACCCCTGAGTTCGTGCGCATCACGGGCGCTGGCATGGCCGAGTCGCACGTGCACGATGTGCAGATCACCAAGGAAGCTCCGAACTATCGCGTGGGCTAA
- a CDS encoding sugar ABC transporter ATPase → MSDQQTIIVPQISSYPGHEAKAREVLRWLASNNIVEWQLSKCGLGPGELGYAVAAGATRVMDIPAGAAVERYLPFGRTVNGLEIVTKRCIFTPMQGFDGVASCPECRAEVGEVLLEHLENWMPAETDNFICPVCEYEDDINAFPFQQACGFSDLGFIFNNWAGAYFKQSFLKEFAERLGYPIAVVQVLL, encoded by the coding sequence ATGAGTGATCAACAGACCATCATCGTTCCGCAAATCTCCAGCTATCCCGGGCATGAGGCCAAGGCGCGGGAAGTACTGCGCTGGCTGGCGAGCAACAATATTGTCGAGTGGCAACTGTCGAAATGCGGCTTGGGCCCTGGCGAGCTGGGTTATGCCGTGGCGGCCGGGGCGACTCGGGTCATGGATATTCCAGCGGGCGCGGCGGTTGAGCGGTATCTGCCGTTCGGTCGCACGGTGAATGGCTTGGAGATCGTCACCAAGCGTTGCATCTTCACGCCCATGCAGGGTTTTGACGGGGTGGCGAGCTGCCCAGAATGCAGGGCGGAGGTGGGTGAGGTGTTGCTGGAGCATCTGGAAAACTGGATGCCGGCCGAGACGGATAATTTCATCTGCCCAGTGTGCGAATACGAGGACGATATCAATGCGTTCCCGTTCCAGCAGGCTTGCGGCTTTTCCGATCTGGGGTTCATCTTCAACAATTGGGCCGGCGCTTATTTCAAGCAAAGCTTCTTGAAGGAGTTTGCCGAGCGCCTGGGTTATCCGATCGCAGTGGTGCAGGTGCTTCTCTAG
- the xseA gene encoding exodeoxyribonuclease VII large subunit produces the protein MIKDPFQRLGLDREVLTVSQLNGRARVLLEDVFANIWVEGEISNLAKPASGHIYFTLKDSQAQVRCALFRQNAARVRQALRDGLAVKVHGKVSLFEGRGDYQLILDSVEPAGDGALRLAFEALKEKLSAEGLFATEQKIPLPAHPQKIGIISSPTGAVIRDIISVFRRRAPHVQLTLIPTAVQGREATAQIVRALELADARGFDALILARGGGSLEDLWCFNEEAVARAVAACQTPIVSAVGHETDVSISDFVADVRAPTPSAAAELLAPDSSDLQQRLNSLHRRLILRIQDRLGRERLRLEGVTRRLRHPGERLRQQAQRLDDLDMRLRRAFERQLNNRRERLARLDTRLAAQHPGRVLTLLRQRLDSLAERLPRAIRESLKERRLQLQSQVQTLHAISPLATLGRGYSILLDERGQAIRSAGQTHLGQRLKARLGEGELDVRVEDNHLTPVTLSLLD, from the coding sequence ATGATTAAAGACCCCTTCCAGCGTCTCGGCCTCGATCGCGAAGTACTTACCGTCAGCCAACTCAACGGCCGCGCCCGCGTGTTGCTGGAGGACGTGTTCGCCAATATCTGGGTCGAGGGTGAAATTTCCAACCTGGCCAAACCCGCGTCTGGCCACATCTACTTCACCCTGAAAGACAGCCAGGCGCAGGTACGCTGCGCCCTGTTCCGGCAGAACGCCGCTCGCGTACGCCAGGCATTGCGTGACGGCTTGGCGGTGAAGGTGCACGGCAAGGTCTCGTTGTTCGAAGGCCGTGGCGATTATCAGCTGATTCTCGACAGCGTCGAACCCGCTGGCGATGGCGCTTTGCGCCTGGCGTTCGAAGCGCTGAAGGAGAAACTCAGTGCCGAAGGCCTGTTCGCCACCGAACAGAAGATCCCGCTGCCTGCGCACCCACAGAAGATCGGCATCATCAGCTCACCGACCGGCGCGGTGATTCGCGACATCATCAGCGTATTCCGCCGGCGCGCACCGCACGTCCAGTTGACCCTGATCCCCACCGCCGTGCAGGGCCGCGAAGCCACCGCGCAGATTGTCCGCGCCCTCGAACTGGCCGATGCCCGCGGCTTCGATGCACTGATCCTGGCTCGTGGCGGCGGCTCGCTGGAAGACCTCTGGTGCTTCAACGAAGAAGCCGTCGCCCGCGCGGTAGCAGCCTGCCAAACACCAATCGTCAGCGCCGTTGGCCATGAGACCGATGTGTCGATCAGTGATTTCGTCGCCGATGTTCGCGCGCCCACGCCGTCCGCCGCCGCCGAGTTGCTAGCCCCGGACTCCAGCGATTTGCAACAACGCCTGAACAGCCTGCACCGCCGTTTGATTTTGCGCATTCAGGATCGCCTCGGTCGCGAACGCTTGCGCCTGGAGGGCGTCACCCGCCGCCTGCGCCATCCCGGTGAGCGCCTGCGCCAGCAAGCGCAGCGCCTGGATGATCTGGACATGCGCCTGCGACGCGCCTTCGAACGGCAACTGAATAACCGCCGCGAACGCCTGGCCCGCTTAGATACACGCCTGGCGGCGCAGCACCCGGGGCGCGTCCTGACCCTGCTGCGCCAACGCCTGGACAGCCTGGCCGAACGCCTCCCGCGGGCGATTCGCGAGAGCCTGAAAGAGCGTCGCCTACAGCTGCAAAGCCAGGTACAAACGCTGCATGCCATCAGCCCTTTGGCCACCCTTGGCCGTGGCTACAGCATCCTCCTCGACGAACGCGGCCAGGCTATCCGCAGCGCCGGGCAAACCCACCTCGGCCAACGCCTGAAAGCCCGCCTGGGTGAAGGTGAACTGGACGTGCGCGTTGAGGACAACCACCTGACGCCGGTCACCCTTTCCCTGCTTGATTGA
- a CDS encoding M23 family metallopeptidase, which yields MRLLLAVLLCFALPVHAEGFISRLLNKPVPGGVAVIPLGDGPQPPQASYQGKRVLVVREEAKQWIAIVGIPLTVKPGNQSLQIKLPSGSQAVPFNVDAKLYKEQHITLKNTRQVNPNPADLKRIERELAEQTHAYQSFSAGTPSNLMLDKPVNGPLSSRFGLRRFFNGEERNPHAGLDFAVAAGTPIQSPAAGKVILIGNYFFNGNTVFVDHGQGFISMFCHMSKIDVKHGQQLGRGDVVGRVGATGRATGPHMHWNISLNDARVDPAIFIGAFQP from the coding sequence ATGCGATTACTTCTCGCCGTTCTGCTCTGCTTTGCCTTGCCCGTTCACGCCGAAGGCTTCATCAGCCGCCTGCTGAACAAGCCAGTGCCCGGCGGCGTAGCCGTGATTCCCCTGGGTGACGGCCCCCAGCCACCGCAGGCCAGTTACCAAGGCAAACGCGTGCTGGTGGTACGTGAAGAGGCGAAGCAGTGGATCGCGATTGTCGGCATTCCGCTGACGGTCAAGCCGGGTAATCAGAGCCTTCAGATCAAACTGCCGAGCGGCTCACAGGCCGTGCCGTTCAACGTGGACGCCAAGCTCTACAAGGAACAGCACATCACCTTGAAAAACACCCGGCAGGTCAACCCAAACCCCGCCGACCTGAAGCGCATCGAGCGCGAACTGGCCGAACAGACCCACGCCTATCAAAGTTTCAGCGCCGGCACGCCGAGCAACCTGATGCTCGATAAACCGGTCAACGGCCCGCTCTCCAGCCGCTTCGGCCTGCGCCGCTTCTTCAACGGTGAGGAACGTAATCCCCACGCAGGCCTGGATTTCGCTGTAGCAGCCGGCACTCCGATCCAATCCCCGGCGGCGGGAAAAGTGATCTTGATCGGAAATTACTTCTTCAATGGCAACACGGTGTTCGTCGACCACGGCCAGGGCTTCATCAGCATGTTCTGCCACATGTCGAAAATCGACGTGAAGCACGGCCAGCAACTGGGCCGTGGCGACGTGGTCGGTCGCGTCGGCGCAACTGGCCGAGCGACCGGCCCGCACATGCACTGGAACATCAGCCTGAACGACGCGCGCGTCGATCCGGCAATCTTTATCGGCGCATTCCAACCCTGA